Proteins encoded in a region of the Limisphaerales bacterium genome:
- the yidD gene encoding membrane protein insertion efficiency factor YidD: MQHILLALLRFYRWAISPLLTALAGGSICRFDPSCSEYAMEAVKTHGAIRGSWLTLRRLGRCHPWGGCGHDPVPQVQLKAKI; encoded by the coding sequence CTGCAACACATTCTGCTCGCATTGCTGCGATTTTATCGCTGGGCCATTTCGCCGTTGCTGACCGCATTGGCGGGCGGCTCCATTTGCCGCTTTGATCCGAGTTGTTCGGAGTACGCGATGGAGGCGGTGAAAACGCATGGCGCGATTCGCGGCAGTTGGCTTACGTTACGGCGATTGGGCCGGTGCCACCCGTGGGGCGGTTGCGGGCATGACCCGGTGCCCCAAGTGCAGTTAAAAGCAAAGATTTAA
- the rnpA gene encoding ribonuclease P protein component: MTSGAPARLRLTRAMRIRQGRDFARLKSQGRRLAQGGLVLNWLELPEGAPSRFAVITTRKLGNAVIRNRARRLLRECFRLHQHALRVPVEMVLIARRSLVGKSFAGTEVDYLAILHSAKLISNS, from the coding sequence ATGACCTCTGGGGCGCCGGCTCGGCTGCGGCTGACCCGTGCGATGCGCATCCGACAAGGACGCGACTTTGCGCGGCTCAAAAGCCAAGGCCGTCGGCTAGCACAGGGCGGGCTGGTACTCAACTGGCTCGAGCTTCCCGAAGGCGCCCCCTCCCGATTCGCTGTGATCACCACCCGCAAACTTGGCAACGCCGTTATCCGCAACCGCGCGCGACGGCTGCTGCGCGAATGCTTTCGCCTGCACCAACACGCTTTGCGCGTGCCGGTGGAGATGGTGCTCATCGCCCGGCGTTCCTTGGTGGGGAAATCCTTCGCGGGCACGGAAGTAGATTATTTGGCCATCCTGCATTCGGCAAAATTAATCTCAAACTCTTGA
- the rpmH gene encoding 50S ribosomal protein L34 — translation MKRTFQPSNLKRARRHGFRSRMATKAGRGIIKRRRQKGRSRLTPEL, via the coding sequence ATGAAACGAACATTTCAACCCTCGAATTTGAAACGAGCGCGCCGTCACGGTTTTCGCTCGCGTATGGCTACTAAAGCGGGCCGCGGCATCATCAAGCGTCGCCGACAAAAGGGCCGCTCCCGACTCACCCCGGAACTCTGA